The nucleotide window CTTACGGTTTATGACATCAGTATTCTTCAAAtatgtgtttttagttttaagaTATATTCATGTGGGCGGAATATTCCCGAGCATGTCAGGACGCACTTTAAAACACATTCACGGATCCGTTCATACTGCACCCAGTGGCCTCCAACCCAGAACCGCTGCTCCACCTGTCGGTCATCCTGCTACAGCTCTCACCTGCAGAGACCCGTGTGACCTGTGTGCCAGgcagggccaagaggctgcaggttctCATTCCAACCAAACACTACATTAGGGTTTGGATACCCGACCCAGGCCTGTCAGGATCCCGTGGGACCTGGCGTGTTGGGCGGGGctcggacaaaaaaaaaaaattgaagtaATGTTCATGTCAgcattatttcagtgaaaaatgatgggcCTGCTGTCTGATCAGACTTGTTTTATAGTGGGTCGATCAGTTACTCTGCTCCTGCATCGGGTCGGGTTCTGAACGTGCGGTCCGATCCGCATCTTCATTTGTTTGGATCCACAAATCCATCAGAGCAAAGAAGGGAATATAGAAAAGCTAGAAGGAAAAACCTTACAGTCCACCTGCATATGAGGGAGCTGGTATTACATCTTAACCAGGTCATCAAAGATGCCAGTGTCTAAttcacactttctttttctcatgtctAGATTATTGTAATTCCCCCTGTGTGTGCCTCAGTCAAGCCACTTTATATCATTTACAGTTGGTTGAGATTATTAACTAGAACGAGCCGTAGGTCCCACATCACTCCTGTTGTTGCTTCCCTCCATCGGCTCCTCATACAACTCAGGGTCAACTCTAAAATTCTACTGATTACATATAAAGCTCCTCATGACCTTGTCACCAGTTGTATCCCTGACCTCCTCGTTCCTCACTTCTCGACCACTGCACTCATCAAATCTCGTCCCTggttcaaaatacaaaacaaaaggtgacCACGCCGCCTCAGCTCCAGCCCCCACCCTGCGGGACAAACCTCCACAGCCAAGTCGCCTTGCCGACTCCCTGGACGGTTTCAAGCGGCTTCTtaagactcttttttttttttttttttttttttttttgcaggcctTTCCACAGATCTCAGCTGAAGATCTCTGGAGTGTCTTAGTGTGTACATGTCCTCTCTGCCTGTGCCTCCATGTGtatatatgagtgtgtatgcGTTGGCTTGtatctgtctgcatgtgtgaggCACTTTataactgtgtgttttagaaGTGCTCTGTAAGTAAATCTTGACTCACTGGCTGTGTTTGGTCAGGGTGCGTGTGGAGAAGGTCACGTCCACGGCGGCTCTGTCGCAgcacctccagcagcaggttcTGTCCCAGCAAGACAGGGGAGACGTCGAACTGGCCACCTTCATCTCACAAGGCCCAGCAGGTATTCCCAGGCGCATCGCAGGAAACTGCACTGGACCTAACTTGACTTAAAACATGAAACTGTGTGACACTAGTAATGTTCTCACTGGAGTTACTATAGTTCAGGGGTCACCAACTCGGTCCTCAAGGGcaccctgtcctgcaggttttggttccagctctgctcttgcacacctgactcaattaaggcccatgcatcTTCCTtcatgccctgttcaggtagatctgcctcaaccaatcagcatgaagcccttaaatggatcaggtgtgaaagagcagagctgaaaccaaaacctgcaggacagggggcccttGAGGACTGAGTTGGTGACCCCTGCTATAGTTCAATATTTtgcattagtttttatttttatttcatttttataatttttttttctcaattcaGTTAAGCTTCAGTTAGTCTCCAGcgtggatttgtttttttcagtttagtttttattgtttaaatgtgttaagttttagtttattttgtaTTAGTTCCAGTATTaggtttgttattattattattattattattattatatgggAGATCTTTGTCAGGGTCTAGATTTAAGAAGTTCAGGATAGGTCCTCTAATCCAAACCcatcactttgtgaaggcagttgacTCTTCATGCTTGTTGTGCtgacaaatttatttatttatttatataaaaaagtgTGGTTAGTTTAGTTTGTACTTTAGTTGAAGTTAACTGTAATAACCTTGGCTCTCACCAGATGACACAGAAGAGGAGCAGGTGGTGGGCTGGCAGGAGAAACTCTTCAGTCAGGTAGAGCTTCTTCTGCTTTTATGGAAAAACTCTCAACTCTCACATTAACTCAGAACAGGATCAGGAGTCTGGGTGATacagacaaaattaaatatcacagtatttttgactgaatatctTGATACTGTGACAAGATGCTAGAGAGACACTTTGAGATTTTTGGTAAAGAATCaccagtaatgtggatatgatgaccaagcaggtagaggcaaataatccACAGCtacagcagggggcgctccgGCAGCTCACCTGGTAGTGCGTgtaccacttatcaaggctgTGTCGTGGGTTTGAGTCCCAGGTCCTTTGCTGCTGGTCATCCGCTCTCTtcaattcaaaataaaacacaggctTCAGAAAATCGCTTCCCTTCACTCTAATGCACATTAAAAACCAGGAAGAGACAACACTtgtgccatatcatgatattatgatattcaaaatcccagatgataccTAGTGTTACATCACAATATTAACATAATATTGGCAATCCGTAATTGCAGAGGTGCTGGAGAAGTCTTCCAGTTGGCTTTCTGAAACATACTGATAACCTGACTAAAGGTGCTCATAGTCTGCTTCCTTGGTTTGGACTTAAAGCCAGAATGATGCAGTGctttgtttcttcttctgtccaGTTGCTTTCACTCTGCTCAGGCACAGGCAAACCTTTTGGCTACGTATTTTTGCGGAGATTACAAAAAATCAAGCACCAGAGCAACAAGCATATTATTATGTGGTTGTGCAGCAATCCATCTTTTGATATGATCTGCATAGCACTTTGTAATGGTATGTATTTAAAAGTCCTATGTAAACAATATAGTATACTATTAtcatatttttctcttcttctgcaTCTGCCCTTAAACTCTGTGGGTCTCTAAAACCACAGCAGCTGCGGTTCCCAACCTGGCAGACAGGTTTGAGGTCTCACCCACGACTCAGACAAAAACCAGACTAGGTCTGAACCAACTCTTTGGCCGGGCCTTTAAAAAGCCTCTGTATACGTTCTCGCCCTCTGTCGTTGTTTATCTGAATGTAGTATGAAGTTGAGCTGTTCcagtgtgaggctgtgtgtcaAACCCCTTTGGAGAGACAGTATCACAATGAAGTCAAGGCCTTGGCCCGGACTAAGGGCCGACGGAACCACAGGATCTTCACCTACACGGACCACGACCGCTACACCAGCCACCTCCCGCTGCACCAGCTGGTGAGTTCACATGCTGTCACTCTGCTTTGCGGTGGCTCCGTGCCCGTGCCTGCTGCGGTGTAACATACACAACCAAAGACTGCTAAGGAAAATGTGTGCTACTTTCTGTAAGAGCTGTGTCTAAAAGCCCTTGTCTTTAAACCTAAAAGCAGCATTCCCAAGATTTAGTGACCACCGCCAAGGCCACGCCCACCTTCCTGGCTGAGAGGATGGCCAACGTGAGACACCGGCGGCAGGAGCGACGCACCATGTAGGTTCACTTCCAACAGGGTTTACTAAAATGTACACAGAACCTTGACTGTCCTCAGTGGAAAAAATCTGTTGTGGAGAaaattctgcacaatgtcagtGTTAACAATTAGGGATCCACAGATCTGATTCTGTTACCTGGGCTTCAGGTATCGGCATATACCGAATACCGATCTGTTACCAGAGCTCTTTGGTCttgatcattattattgttggtaaTGTTGGTGTTATGTGCATGGTTACTTTAGGCTGTAGAAAACCACATAAAACCTCTTATTAAAAGaccaaaaatatacaaaaatgcattacGTTTAAATGTATTCCAAAGCAGTTTCTTTGAACTGTGGGTTAAGGCACTTTGCAGCACAAAGGCATGCAGAAGTTAGTCTGTGCTTACCACAGTTTTACTGTATGGGGAACTTGGCTGGGTTTGCAAAAAAGAGGACTGTGATCCGTTCATCACACAGTAGCTTAAGGTTTAAGTTGACGCCTGGGTTTCACTGAGTGAGAGTAAATTGGTTCAGTCATCTTGTGAATGAGACTGCAGTTTTTCGTCATGGCCAGAGAAACTGCAATACTATTTTGATACGTTTACAAAAGATTCAGTTTAGCGTTGAATTTCATGAACGTTTGACACTTTCACTAACcttctgaaaaaataaagtgaaatcaCAAGTGAAATATCAATGAGCACGTGTGGTTtaattttttcacatgtgattttcatgttggttttttcACATGTGCTCTGAAAccacatgtgaaaaagcaacatgAGAACCACGTGTGAAGGCAAATGTGAAGGCACTTCAGCGACAGAGCCAACATAACACTGAGCCTTTGTGCTCCTGTGTGTCGTCAGCCCTGTGATGCtcagtgatgtcactgtgaGGCCCCGCCCCCAGAGGGATGCATCCTAATAACAGGGCGTGATGTGCAGCCTGTCTTAGCATGTAAAGCGCTTCTTGCTCTTAGTGCAGGTGTCAAAGTTAAACTCATGGTGCTGTGactgtgtcagtgtgcatgAACACTTTGTTGTCTGATATGATGTTTACTCTGTTTGTTGGTGTGTCGTGTTCTGCAGGGACTCCAGCATCCCCAAGTCCAAGCTGATCACCTGGGAGCCCTCAGAGGAGTTTGTGAGGAGCAGCCACATGGTGAACAACGCCATGCAGACCATGCACATCATGGGAGACCTGGCTCCCCCGGGGAGGTGAGAGGACGAAtgatcctgtctgtctgcctgcctgtctgtctgtctgtctgtctgtctgtctgcctgtctgtctgtctgtctgtctgtctgtctgtctgcctgtctgcctgcctgtctgcctgtctgcctgtctgtctgtctgtctgcctgtctgtctgcctgtctgcctgtctgcctgtctgtctgtctgtctgtctgtctgtctgcctgtctgtctgtctgtctgtctgcctgcctgtctgcctgtctgtctgtctgcctgtctgtctgtctgcctgtctgtctgtctgtctgcctgtctgtctgtctgcctgtctgtctgtctgtctgtctgtctgtctgcatgtctgtctgtctgcctgtctatctgtctgtctgcctgtctgtctgcctgtctgtctgtctgtctgtctgtctgcctgtctgtctgtctatctgtctgcctgtctgtctgtctgcctgtctgtctgtctgtctgtctgcctgtctgtctgtctgcctgtctgtctgtctgtctgtctgtctgcctgtctatctgtctgtctgcctgtctgtctgtccgtccgtctgtctgtctgtctgtctgtctgtctgtctgcctgtttgtccgtctgtccgtctgtctgtctgtctgtctgcctgtctgtctgtccgtctgtctgtctgtctgtctgtctgtctgcctgtttgtccgtctgtccgtctgtctgtctgtctgtctgcctgcctgcctgcctgcctgcctgcctgcctgcctgcctgcctgcctgtctgcctgtttgtctgtccttctgtctgtctgtctgtctgtctgcctgtctgtctctctctctgtctgcctgcctgcctgcctgcctgcctgcctgtctgtctgtctgtctgtgtgtctgtcgatctgtctgtctgtctgtctgcatgtctgtctgtctgtctgtctgtctgtgtgtctgtttgtgtgtctgtctgcctgtctgtgtgtctgtctgcctgtctgtctgtctgtctgtctgtctgtctgtctgtgtgtctgtttgtgtgtctgtctgcctgtctgtgtgtctgtctgcctgtctgtctgtctgcctgtctgtctgtctgtctgtgtgtctgtctgcctgtttgtctgtctgtctgtgtgtctgtctgtctgtctgtctgtctgtttgcctgtctgtctgtctgtctgtctgtctgtctgcctgtctgtctgaacaGGAACATGCTGCTGTGTAGTAGCTTTCTGCGACTGCATGAAGTCAAAtctaaaagaataaaaagtcaaaatatgTATTGTGACTCTgattatatctgtgtgtgtgtgtgtgtgtgtgtgtgtgtgtgtgtgtgtgtgtgtgtgtgtgtgtgtgtgtgtgcttcctcaGACTGGGCCACAaagagtatgagtgtgtgctgtTAACCATAAGAACCGACGGCAACGGGATAGTCATCGTTAAACCCGACTTCAACAAAGGCAAAGAGCCTTACAGGCGAGTGGAGCGTGCGGCCTGGACTCCCTTCAGGGGGCGCTGTTAAGCTGACTACTGAGCTAATATgattatcaatcaatcaatcaatcaatcatactttatactttatttgtccccattATTAACACCCTGCataacaaaactgtcactgtaaTGAACACGCTGATATTTTTGAGCTTTAAGAGGTAAATATTTGAGTTTTGAGGACGTGATTTATTAATCATGTAAAGTGAAGTGTGCTCAGTTTTATAATAAAGGCATGAGAGAGGCTGAGCTCAGCACTTTGTGATAAATGTGACGCAGTAAATAAACTTTTTTGGGTCCAGTGTTCTTGGACAGTCTGCTCACTCCTTCCTCTGCTGGAGACTTTATATGTTTCACTCGTCTCTTTATACGTGGAGATGATTTCACACCAGTGACCATACTGacaccataataataataataataataatctttcaCTGCTGTGACTATGAAACCTATGAAATCTtttaaaataccacaaaaaGGCTAAGATTGCTCGGCACACGTGCTTTTTAAAGCCGACTCAGCAGAACAgtgatttggtgtgtgtgctttgcagGATTGAAACAgagggggagaagagagaggtgtGGCGCCTCACTGTGGAGAACGTGTGCACAGCAATGAAatcagaggagaaggagagggagcagCACATGTACAAGGACGTGAGTTCATCTCTATCTTCCCTCCACCAGGGAGCACACTTCCTCCCTCATTGTTCCTGAACGTTGGTGGAGTGCCTGTCCGGCTCGGGCAGGTGACTGACACTCTGCTCCTCACCTTGTTCCAGCTGTACGTCAGGCACAAGGAGTACCTCAACAGCCTGGTCGGCCAGGAGTTTGAAACGGTGAGTCCTGTGAAGAAATCATCGTTTCATTATTGTCTTTCTGAATCCTAGTCCTGTGACTTGCTGCTTTTAGTTATAATCAGTGTATGAGGCTCACTGTCCTCACTGATCTGGCTGTTGGAGACTCAGCCCCCCTGGACGGAGCACAGCTTCCCAGGCCTGTGGTGTCTCAGATGTCTCCTCCTAAAGAGGGTCAGGGTTACCACAcagacaggagcagcagcacatcacacacatttattataTAGGAGGAATCCTAGCAGGTATCTTAGTTTTTCCTGGTTGGAATGATCCTCATCGTCCACACACAGGTGGTCATTGTGGGGCTCGTGCACTATGTGCTCATAGTTCCTTAATGACTGAGTTTATAAAacagtgatgtgtgtgcatggctttATATTAATCTGATGAGAAAATGCTTATGCttatttctggctttgtgctTGCACACAGTCATAAATTTATAcagttttatgcatctggccGTCCGTATTTTGGGCTTTAGCCTCAGCTGCCCCGGCCTGGCGCTGGCCCACAGGACAACACAGCAACAGGAACATTAGCAAATCACCACCATGTCATTATCATAGCAGCGTCACTCACAAACATACAGTGACCGCTGTCTGCCTTGATAATGTGAGTCTGTGAATAATGCACTCTGTTCTGTTCATAGACTGtgggtgaaaaataaaaataataagcatGTGAGCGCTGTAGACTGCACTTGCATTTGAGTTCCACCTTTTGTGGTCCCTCAACGTCACATTAATTAAAACAGTATAAAACCGATTTTTGTGGCTTTTGAACCATAAATACTCACACTAGATACTGCACTGCGGAGGCCctgagtaacacacacacacacacacacacacacacacacacagacagagtcCTCCCTTTATACCAGCATGTGCCTGGCAGCCAGTGAGCAGAGGCCGGTCCAGGGCAGATATGGCCTCTGTTCTTGGTGCCACGATGCAACTGGCTCCAGCTGGCTAGTCCAAATGGGAAGGGGCAAAATATGTAAAACTTCCTCCAGATCCCTAAATGAGAGAAAAGGTTTGATTTTAGCTATAGACCCGAGATGGAACAAGCTGCGACCTAAATAAAGAGGTCAAAG belongs to Myripristis murdjan chromosome 14, fMyrMur1.1, whole genome shotgun sequence and includes:
- the mks1 gene encoding tectonic-like complex member MKS1 isoform X1, encoding MADGWNTDTGEAVYRTRDAIKNLKIKVRVEKVTSTAALSQHLQQQVLSQQDRGDVELATFISQGPADDTEEEQVVGWQEKLFSQYEVELFQCEAVCQTPLERQYHNEVKALARTKGRRNHRIFTYTDHDRYTSHLPLHQLQHSQDLVTTAKATPTFLAERMANVRHRRQERRTMDSSIPKSKLITWEPSEEFVRSSHMVNNAMQTMHIMGDLAPPGRLGHKEYECVLLTIRTDGNGIVIVKPDFNKGKEPYRIETEGEKREVWRLTVENVCTAMKSEEKEREQHMYKDLYVRHKEYLNSLVGQEFETPLPGVLRLMVNGEIVSAKGFEYDNLYIHFFMELPNNWSSLPFWSLSGVTQTCRTKASGQDNVAFFSYPFTFEAFQNNEKEPGESCLQWPVMYFKVLSLDFWQRYRTEGYGYLVLPVTPGKHVITCHAWRPLQTGTVSVLRRFFIGGSPELEDHSYVRVPGTFKGQRLSRFGFRSETTGSVTFTLHCIQQARAFVDASLLKKKRQRVFDQLGGLSQQGAVYSVLEAFQRARRRMQEARQNLPSDLINTSKLQTLTP